atctGCCCGATCGTTATTGCTTTCTTTCTGACTGATGAATGTTGATTCGCCCGTGTGTAACTTTCGCCTCTTTTTAAACACTGATTTAGatagttatattttttacttgCAATATTATAACGGtctacaggataaatcattatatatttttttattgaatgaaGTAATTATATTCTTCAGACACATTTCAAGTGCAGTCATCCaccgaaatatttaaatattaatttgtctttaatCACAGGCACATTCAATTTCTGGATGGATACAATACATTGTTATGGAAGCATAAATGACAAAACTGAAGCTGTATTGCTCGAAGGAGCTCAAAACCTTCTAGATCCACCAGTTATTGCAATTGGTACACACAAGGACAAATTTCAGGTATTTATATCAAAGTAACAATGGAGTAGACATGTTAATTTAGTCTCTGTTTATAAAAACTTGACGACTGAATTTGCgcctttgaaaatatttaggtAATGTTAATTTGTGTTCGTATAAAAACGGTATTCTAGTTAAGTTTAGACTATGAACATTGGATATAATTCACCAATGTATCGGATCAAAAAGATACAATGAGATCAAGTGTGCCACGACGTCTTACACATTTAACTGTTTGTTTTTGAATAACTGATTCAATGTTACGTTAGAGCTCAGTTTAAATAGAAACTAGGGAAATTGTTTCATTCTAGATTGTAtaatatctatttcattttactGTACAAATATGTACCTTTGTCATATTGGTAACAATGTATATCTTTTTCTGTCCTGACATTCATGCTCGTCAATGCTGATTGTCGTTTTAATATGACcacaacaattgaaaatgttttggtttatattggtatcacgtttgCGTTGTTGTCGTCCGAAGacttttggttttcgcactataacttaagtttcagtgaatagaaatctatgaaatttaaacacaaggtttatgacaacaaagggaaggttgggattgattatggaagttttggtcccaacagtttaagaattaggggccaaaaagggcccaaataagcattttctgggttttcgcactataactttagttaaaatagaaatctatgaaattttgacacaaggtttatgaccacataaggaaggttgggattgattttaggagttttggttccaactgttaaggaattaggggccaaagggccaaaacaagcattattcttggttttcgcacgaTAACTTtggtataagtaaatagaaatcactgaaatttaaacacaaggtttatgaacacaaaagtaAGGtaaggtatgggctttgttcattgttgaaggtcgtacggttacctatagttgtcatTTTATTCTTTTGTGGATAGTAAGTCtaattggcaataataccacatcttcttttttataaggattgattttgggagttaagatcccaacaatttaggaattaggggcaaaaatagtgaaaacttttgtttgataagattgtgtggaagtgtagtatAGAGAGTGAAAAAGTCAAAACTGGCAACCAAATCAATAGGACCACCAAAAGCAcgtaatttatctaaaacatctGAAAAATCTTTTACACTATAAAATGGTCAATTCCACTGTTTGCATATGatattatattacaaaaattaacgAAATGTTAATAGTTAAGGAACTCGTTAAAAGCACAGAAAGATTAGTAGTAGATCACTTACAAGAGGCCGAAATGAAACGATATTTTACCGTTTTTTTGTAGTATAGGTAACCAATACATAGTGGGAACCTTCAAATGTCTCGAGGAGGCCTTAAGCTGTGCGGTGGTAGTGGCATAGTTATTTAGTATATGACTCTATTTGGAGCGTACGGCCTTGAATGAAGTTGAAGGCAAAATTTCATTCTTAACTACTTCCGTTCAGTATTTACTTCATACCACCACCACATTGCCGGCTGCTCTTTCAACTAATACGAACACAAAACGCTTTGAtagaacttaatttttttttagttcaagAAAAGGGGCGTATTACctaatcttttatttattttaaaaaaaactttttgaagGGTGATTTGcgaatataaacaatattcatacaaatatttaaatcaagtgactttttgtaagatttcttctgttttcaacatttttttaaataggattAAAGAGCATCTTTAATAGCCTTAGAACACTGTTCTCAATTGATTTTCAACCGTGGACGATATTTTGCTCCTTTTGTCAGAAAATTTATAACCTcacggtcttgaacgatgttggGGTCATGACCATAGGAACCATATCTAAACGTCGATGAGTCATAGTCTATATTTGATTGAATAGTCTTCTGTTATGTAGTAGTGTCCGGAGACGTTTCAATCACTCGATATTACCTTCTTTAGAGAACTGTGatccaaatatttcatttaaactcAAAAGTTTCTATTGTCTATAAATTGACACATAGTAAAGAAAACTAGTGTTTAACAAGTCAATAATATTGCaaataatttgacatttaatatgaaaaaaattgtatcaacTTTGTATTAGTAGTTTTAGTCTCTAGTCTAACTCTAAAGACATTTTTACGAATGTCACGATTATAGTTTCCTTTGGTATTGACAGGTTTATCAACATTTccttatttgtcaaaattattattattcaagTCACTAGACAGAAAGGATTTGTGTTCACCATCAATTTGATTATTACAATTACTATATACACTTTTTTATCTTAGCATGTGTTTGTGTCTGCTAATTTCAATAAGTAGTGTTTTATcacttattcttaatttttgtcaaCTTCCGTTCTTAAATAGTAACAAACTTTTTGCCCCAGTGTTCGATTCtttatgaatatagaaaataaaactttcattaaAAACCCAACAGTATACAGAACACAATGTgcatagaaaaattaaaactgagcaacatgaacccctCTGAAAACGGGGATTATTCTCAAATGCCCTGTGTGGGATAACAGATGCTGATGAAAAACCCGTGCCATATAGCCGGCTTAAAAACATCCCGATTGGAaacatatgaaacaattcaatgcaaaaactaacagcctaactTATATCATAACAATTTACGAAAGCCAGAGTATTTATACCTTCGCTCTAGAAAAAAGACACAGAAAAGTACAGATATGAGAATAGTAATAGTTACTGACATCCACATCTCATAAGAAATCATGTATCTAAGACTGTTTAAGTTGaatgataatgaaataatacaataatactgtttttgtttttgcgaAAGGACGATGAACAATGCAGAAAACGTCTCGAATCCTACACTGATAACATATTTAAAGATTCCAAGCTTCACCTGAGATCAATTCACCTGATATCCAACACAGAGGATGAAGAAGATGCTTTTGGAAAATTGAGGAATGATATATTTTCCACAGCAAAGAGTAGCACAAATTGGAATCGAGAATAccctgttaaatttattcagatggaAAAAGCCATCAACTCTGAACTTACGATcggaaaacaaataatttcttttgaaaGATTAAAAGAACTAGGTGAGAAAATACCACTTCCGATAACTGATGACAAGGAGCTTCATCTCTTTCTCAGGTATCAACATGAAATAGGTAACGTGATATTTTTTGAAGACATTCCGTCATACATCATACTTGATCCCCAATGGTTAGCAAATGCCTTTACATGCATTGTTACAGCCCAGCAGTTTCAACTGGAATTACCACACTTACAATGGAACAACTTCAAACAAACAGGAAAGATGGATCCTAAGCTATTAGAAGAAATATTCAAGAAACAATCAGCAGACATGAGAATTCATAAAGAACATATACTGGAAGTAATCGAAAAGTTTGACATTATCATCTATCCATTGCTACTGACGGAAAGTGGAAATGTACAAAGGGagcatagttttttttacgttCCATGCATgcttcaaacattaaaaaataaggatattgaTGTATTGTTTAACGTTCCAAATGCTAAAAAATCTAcatgtttgtgttttgtctttagttttttaccGCCGTATCTAATCAGCAATCTGATTGTCTCTTGTCTACGAGAATATCCTCTAGCAGTGGTGAAGGACGAGATAGGTCTCTTCAAGGATTGTTGTGTATTCAATATTGGCAGAACTGGCTGTGCAAAATTTGTATTAGCAAAGTGTAGTCATATGATTCAGCTGCAAGTATGGCAATGGAATGAAGTAGATACAGAGATTAACCAagctgttttaaaaattatcgAAAGAGAAATCAACAGAATTGTCAACACACGATACAAGTTGAAAACGGTATCTTTcgagaaaaaattgaaatgtgaGACCACCAGTTTTTCCTTCGACACAGGATTCCTAGAATTTGATCAAGTACAAGATGGGGAAAATTATTATTGCGAAGAACATGCGACAATTCATAAATATAGAGACTATTGGTCTGGTGAGAAATCAAAGGTAATGTTTctatttgttttagattattttcatttaatgggCATATATTTGTGACACGATGAAATccaattattggtaatttttatttttattcctttGATATGTACTTGTTGCTAATGTCAGTATCAGTGTGGACTGgttgtgataaaaaaaaggtATTGGGTCCATTCCCAATTGATATGCGCGACTGTATCACGTAAGGATCTACTATCAGTTTCATTTACATTCGcgcatgattttgttttcttcttagaAATGCACGTGTTGTTATGTAAATTAAACGCTTGTCATTGTGtatcttttacttttcttgTATCAGTaaagatagttatcaaaagtaccaggattataatttagtacgccagacgcgcgtttcgtctacttgagactcatcagtgacgctcatgtcaaaatatttataaagccaaacaagtacaaagttaaagagcattcaGGATCTAAATTTCCAAagagttgtgccaaatatgactaaggtaatccatgcctgggataagaaaatccgtagTCTTTTTAAATGTGTCagtcaaataaaggcaacagtagtataccactgttggaAAGTCATAGATCTGTTGAGTGGAAACAGATccgtgttacaaactaaaactgaggttaacacatcaattttaagaggaaaacaacgaaacttTTGTTTTACAGGAAATGTACGCAAAACCCGACCAACTTCAAACATTTGCGTAATCCACACTATAACTCGTAATGTAAAGCTCACCTAACCGTATTCCGATCAGAGAAAGAGTTTTCATTAATAAActtgaatattaaaaagacTTGTGTTGTTCTTATGTGGcttctttttctgtttgttcAGAAGGATTTGTTCAACCTGTTCATTTACTATTGAGgattataattcatatttagacgcaacacataaaaagtgcgcactggctacggttacatggaaatgtaacaataataaaaatactattgttacattggagactaattgcTGGAATGCAAAGATTGGTAAGGAACCGGTTATTcccgaatgtaacaataattattgaggctACGATTACATTACGTTATTGCTGAGACTACAATAACATGTAGAAGTTTCaggttattgttacatgaaaaacaacaatgtacgctaaatttattaaatttatagtTGTATTGCTTGATTCTTTCATATGTACTAAACAATACTTGTAATAATGATAGATAATAACtattattattcaacaaatattgtttaaatagttttgtGTATTAATGGTTTTGATGTTCTTTAAGCTAATTCTCCAGATTAGGAGTGCCAAAGACGAAACATATAGTACAATGGttacaattttaagtatttgaCTGCACACCTACTCTTTACTGTCAGTATACTTTGAACAATGGATGAAGATATTCCTATTACCAATGTTGTTTAGggtgaaaaatttaaaacttgggaTGCGTTTTAAACGAAATTGAAACTATATCAAGACACAAATTTCATACAGCTATACAAACTCAGttctaaaacaaattgttaCATCACGAAAGCAAAGTTTGATAACAGTAACTTAAATTCTGGGTACttctgtatgtacatgtatccaTGGAGGACGTAATGTCGTTCATCAAAAATGTGTCGGAGttaaaaatgctttaaaaaccACATACTGGATTTGTAGAAACTGtcattgtaaataaagaaattagaGTAAAGTAATtgtatgtaataaatgtatgtattgtaaatataaaataaatgtattattatttagtacatattacTTGTCCCATCGTACATTGCTGTTTGTCATGTAATAATAAAGCAATGTAACCGTAGtctcaataattattgttacattcgtaattaaacAGGTCCTTACCCAACCATGCATTCCGGCATTTAGTcaccaatgtaacaataatatttttattattgttacatttccatgtaaccgtagccagtgcctaaAAAGTCAACCAAAACGGTATCGCAAGAGAGAAGCTAAAAGGCATACCaactttttagattttttgtgggaccttcatataaaataaaggttgcattgtaaatatataaatagctTTTTGTAGATCAAAGaacaatttgcgaaaaaaatataggttacCCTGGGGTCTTCATCGATTCATATTTCTGTTCCGggttgaaaaacaaataacatgacACGAAAAATATCACGTAAAGCGAAAGTAAAACAGTTGagttatatctatttatatctatttatatctatttatatctatttaaatgAACTATCCGATGATTTACAGCCAGCCTACAGGCTTCACCTGACAATTTTTTAAGTGCCTCCTTTTTAAGCATGTTAAGTGCTTTCCTAAAAATAATGTGACCGTCTACATGATTAACGCTGTATAACGAAAATATTGATGTGATTTTATAGCAAATTATCCATCctattttacttgtttatgatcatatcATACTATgctatatgaaaaataaagaaatgttacTGACCGGTATGTTGCTATTATATTCTGAGTTGTTTTATGTATGTTCAAGGCAGAAGTAATGAAATGCATGTAATAATGCATTTTCAATTAATTGAAAAGAAACGCCATGTTTTCTTGGTTGCGTTGAATATCATAGCACCTTGAATAGCCCCTATGTCCTAAATATCTATCTTTGTCAAACAACATACTACGTAGCTagctcatttaaaaaaaaatgctcgaCTGTAAAATTATTGTTG
The nucleotide sequence above comes from Mytilus trossulus isolate FHL-02 chromosome 5, PNRI_Mtr1.1.1.hap1, whole genome shotgun sequence. Encoded proteins:
- the LOC134718383 gene encoding uncharacterized protein LOC134718383; the protein is MRSSVPRRLTHLTDDEQCRKRLESYTDNIFKDSKLHLRSIHLISNTEDEEDAFGKLRNDIFSTAKSSTNWNREYPVKFIQMEKAINSELTIGKQIISFERLKELGEKIPLPITDDKELHLFLRYQHEIGNVIFFEDIPSYIILDPQWLANAFTCIVTAQQFQLELPHLQWNNFKQTGKMDPKLLEEIFKKQSADMRIHKEHILEVIEKFDIIIYPLLLTESGNVQREHSFFYVPCMLQTLKNKDIDVLFNVPNAKKSTCLCFVFSFLPPYLISNLIVSCLREYPLAVVKDEIGLFKDCCVFNIGRTGCAKFVLAKCSHMIQLQVWQWNEVDTEINQAVLKIIEREINRIVNTRYKLKTVSFEKKLKCETTSFSFDTGFLEFDQVQDGENYYCEEHATIHKYRDYWSGEKSKAPGILSSEEQNYVRMSKIVLEVLSGVLYDRLFLDTKTGEILDRKKLDITEMCKKYCALKINFPSKGFRKIEEVDQISTNEDAIGDDIQRIRVIRNEMQHSSVFALDDTRYQTLITIVHDMLTRFDQRNNPAGESYVKRLDEIRKMELETRSFEEIKERMKAELMEKIHAVFR